A DNA window from Fragaria vesca subsp. vesca linkage group LG3, FraVesHawaii_1.0, whole genome shotgun sequence contains the following coding sequences:
- the LOC101300227 gene encoding LOB domain-containing protein 1-like, whose translation MECSTDTSFNTPNSTTYAPSTPFSHHSSSSSRSSSPPITPTQTLTQAQTQIPLPQNVVVSPCAACKILRRRCAEKCVLAPYFPPSEPAKFTIAHRVFGASNIIKFLQDLPESQRADAVSSMVYEASARIRDPVYGCAGAICHLQKQVSDLQAQLAKAQAEVVNMQCQQANLVALLMEMAKPDHHGQGSPDQQPLDHHNFITSSPLPHSNILNQTNLSFLDDHNSALGSFWELPLWT comes from the exons ATGGAGTGTAGCACTGATACTAGCTTTAACACACCAAACAGTACTACCTATGCACCCTCAACCCCTTTCTCTCATCACTCCTCTTCTTCTTCCCGATCGTCTTCTCCTCCAATCACTCCAACTCAGACTCTTACTCAAGCTCAAACTCAAATCCCACTTCCCCAGAATGTTGTGGTTAGTCCTTGTGCTGCTTGCAAGATCTTGAGGAGAAGATGTGCAGAGAAATGTGTGTTGGCTCCCTACTTTCCTCCCTCTGAGCCAGCCAAGTTCACCATAGCTCATCGAGTCTTTGGTGCTAGCAACATCATCAAGTTCTTGCAG GACCTGCCTGAGTCTCAAAGAGCTGATGCAGTGAGCAGCATGGTTTATGAGGCCAGTGCAAGAATCAGAGACCCTGTTTATGGCTGTGCAGGGGCAATCTGCCATCTCCAAAAACAAGTGAGTGACCTTCAAGCACAACTGGCCAAGGCACAAGCTGAGGTTGTCAACATGCAATGCCAGCAAGCAAACCTTGTAGCACTGCTCATGGAAATGGCGAAACCCGATCACCATGGACAGGGCTCGCCGGATCAACAACCACTCGATCATCACAACTTCATCACCAGCAGCCCTCTTCCCCACAGCAACATACTCAATCAGACCAACTTGAGCTTCCTTGATGATCATAACTCTGCTCTAGGCTCATTCTGGGAATTACCACTCTGGACATGA